A portion of the uncultured Bacteroides sp. genome contains these proteins:
- a CDS encoding NAD-dependent 4,6-dehydratase LegB, whose product MAEMKKVLVTGADGFIGSHLTEMLLAEGYHVRALSQYNSFNNWGWLEGIQHPELEVVSGDVRDAHFCKCITEGIEIVFHLAALIAIPYSYVAPDSYVDTNVKGTLNICQAAKENGVKRVLVTSTSEVYGTACYVPIDEKHPKQPQSPYSATKISADAIALSFYNTFNLPLVIVRPFNTYGPRQSARAIIPTIITQIANGATQIKLGDLTPTRDFNFVKDTCRGFIQLSTCDAAIGEEVNVCSNDEISMRDTLEMIADIMQVKVDFVEDEQRIRPKGSEVFRLWGDNSKIKSLTGFQSEYDIRRGLTETIHWFTEKENLKNYKANIYNV is encoded by the coding sequence ATGGCTGAAATGAAAAAGGTATTGGTGACCGGTGCCGATGGTTTCATCGGTTCGCATTTGACGGAAATGCTATTAGCTGAAGGCTATCATGTACGAGCGCTTTCACAATATAACTCCTTTAATAATTGGGGATGGTTAGAAGGGATACAGCATCCTGAGTTGGAAGTGGTCAGTGGTGATGTTCGTGATGCTCATTTCTGCAAGTGCATTACTGAAGGCATTGAGATCGTCTTTCATCTGGCTGCACTAATAGCTATTCCGTACTCGTATGTAGCACCCGATAGCTATGTGGATACGAATGTAAAAGGTACGTTAAACATCTGTCAAGCCGCAAAGGAGAATGGAGTAAAACGGGTGCTTGTAACTTCCACTTCTGAAGTATATGGCACGGCATGCTATGTTCCTATTGACGAGAAACATCCTAAGCAACCGCAATCTCCTTATTCAGCGACGAAAATTAGTGCGGATGCTATTGCTCTGAGTTTCTATAATACTTTCAATCTGCCTTTGGTTATCGTTCGTCCATTCAATACGTATGGGCCCAGGCAGAGTGCTCGCGCCATCATCCCTACCATCATTACACAGATTGCTAATGGGGCTACTCAAATAAAGTTGGGCGATCTGACTCCTACACGTGATTTTAATTTCGTGAAAGATACTTGCCGGGGATTTATTCAGCTTTCTACTTGTGATGCCGCTATTGGTGAGGAAGTTAATGTGTGTAGTAATGATGAAATTAGTATGCGAGACACCTTAGAGATGATTGCAGACATTATGCAGGTCAAGGTCGACTTCGTGGAGGATGAGCAGCGTATTCGTCCGAAAGGTTCTGAAGTATTTCGCCTTTGGGGGGATAATTCTAAGATTAAGTCATTGACGGGTTTCCAGTCCGAATATGATATTCGTCGCGGACTAACCGAAACCATTCATTGGTTTACAGAGAAAGAGAATCTGAAGAACTATAAAGCAAATATATATAATGTATAG
- a CDS encoding glycosyltransferase family 4 protein, with amino-acid sequence MRVLLINTSERIGGAAVAASRLMESLKNNGIKTKLLVRDKQTDQISVIGLERSWLHVWKFVWERVIIWKSNHFKKNNLFAVDIANTGTDITSLPEFEEADVIHLHWINQGMLSLRNIQKILHSGKPVVWTMHDMWPCTGICHHARECTNYQQECHDCPFIYGGGSKKDLSYRIFRKKQKLYKNSPISFVTCSQWLEKQAQKSALLNGQRVISIPNPINTNLFKPHDKREAREKYMLPQEGKLILFGSVKTTDKRKGIDYLIESCNILATKYPELKETLSVVVFGNQSTQLEQMLPFRVYPLNFVSNEHELVDIYNAVDLFVTPSLEENLPNTIMEAMACGIPCVGFNVGGIPEMIDHLHNGYVAQYKSATDFANGIHWALTESDYEVLSEQACRKAVANYSESIIAKRYIDLYNKVTGKYA; translated from the coding sequence ATGAGAGTACTATTAATAAACACTTCAGAGCGAATAGGCGGTGCCGCCGTTGCAGCCAGCCGCTTGATGGAATCACTAAAAAACAATGGAATCAAAACGAAACTATTGGTACGCGACAAGCAAACGGATCAAATAAGTGTGATTGGGCTCGAACGTAGCTGGCTTCATGTATGGAAGTTTGTATGGGAGCGTGTCATTATTTGGAAGTCCAATCACTTCAAAAAGAACAATCTCTTTGCCGTCGATATAGCCAATACAGGTACGGACATCACTTCCTTGCCCGAATTTGAAGAAGCAGATGTTATCCATCTACATTGGATCAATCAAGGAATGCTCTCACTACGCAATATACAGAAGATCCTACATTCAGGCAAACCTGTGGTGTGGACGATGCACGACATGTGGCCTTGCACTGGCATTTGCCACCATGCACGCGAATGCACCAACTACCAACAAGAATGTCATGACTGCCCATTCATATACGGAGGAGGAAGCAAAAAAGATTTGTCGTATCGTATCTTCCGTAAGAAACAGAAACTCTACAAGAATAGCCCTATTTCCTTTGTTACCTGCAGCCAGTGGTTGGAAAAGCAGGCCCAAAAGAGTGCCTTGCTAAACGGGCAACGGGTTATCAGCATCCCCAATCCCATCAACACCAACTTGTTTAAACCTCACGACAAAAGAGAAGCTCGTGAAAAATATATGCTACCGCAGGAGGGCAAACTCATTCTATTTGGTTCGGTAAAGACAACCGATAAACGCAAAGGAATAGACTATCTGATAGAATCATGCAACATCTTAGCAACAAAATATCCGGAACTGAAAGAAACACTTAGCGTGGTTGTCTTTGGCAATCAATCGACACAGCTAGAACAAATGTTGCCTTTCCGCGTCTATCCGCTTAACTTCGTAAGCAACGAGCATGAGTTAGTTGACATCTATAATGCTGTCGACCTTTTTGTGACTCCCTCGCTCGAAGAAAACCTCCCGAACACCATCATGGAGGCCATGGCTTGTGGCATTCCCTGCGTTGGATTTAATGTAGGTGGCATCCCCGAGATGATAGACCACCTGCACAATGGTTACGTAGCTCAATATAAATCGGCTACCGACTTTGCAAACGGCATTCATTGGGCACTTACAGAATCGGACTACGAAGTACTCTCCGAGCAAGCCTGCCGCAAAGCTGTTGCTAATTATTCGGAAAGTATCATCGCCAAAAGATATATTGACTTATATAACAAAGTAACAGGAAAGTATGCATAA
- a CDS encoding glycosyltransferase family 2 protein: MHNHLTPKFSVITVTYNAGKVLEDTILSVISQTYHHVEYIIIDGGSKDNTLSLVDKYRTNIHVFMSEPDKGLYDAMNKGMALATGDYICFLNAGDSFHEDDTLQQIVHSMIESAQLPDVMYGETALVDSHRHFVRMRRLATPEVLTWKSFKKGMLVCHQAFIAKRTLSEPYDLQYRFSADFDWCIRVMKKAHTLHNTHLVLIDYLDEGMTTQNRKASLKERFHIMAKHYGFISTVAHHAWFILRLFAKPGQ; the protein is encoded by the coding sequence ATGCATAACCATTTAACTCCCAAATTTTCCGTTATTACCGTTACCTACAATGCCGGGAAAGTACTGGAAGATACCATACTTAGTGTTATTTCGCAGACTTACCATCATGTGGAATACATCATTATTGACGGTGGTTCAAAAGACAACACGCTTTCATTGGTTGACAAGTACCGGACGAACATCCATGTGTTTATGAGTGAGCCGGACAAAGGATTGTACGATGCAATGAACAAAGGGATGGCTCTCGCTACGGGAGATTATATCTGTTTTTTGAATGCAGGAGATAGCTTTCACGAAGATGATACCCTTCAACAGATTGTGCATTCTATGATTGAGAGCGCCCAACTGCCCGATGTCATGTACGGTGAGACAGCATTGGTGGACAGTCATCGGCACTTTGTTCGCATGCGTCGCCTTGCTACCCCCGAAGTTCTTACTTGGAAAAGCTTTAAGAAAGGCATGCTTGTTTGCCATCAAGCCTTCATTGCCAAACGCACCCTTTCAGAACCCTACGATCTACAGTATCGTTTTTCCGCCGATTTCGATTGGTGCATTCGGGTGATGAAGAAGGCACATACACTACACAACACTCACCTCGTCCTCATAGATTATCTGGACGAAGGAATGACCACTCAGAACAGAAAAGCCTCGCTGAAAGAGAGATTCCATATCATGGCAAAGCACTACGGATTTATCAGTACTGTTGCCCACCATGCATGGTTTATACTTCGTCTATTTGCAAAGCCGGGACAATAA
- a CDS encoding NAD-dependent deacylase, producing the protein MKNLVILSGAGMSAESGITTFRDAGGLWDKYPVEQVATPEGYQRDPGLVIRFYNERRKQLLEVKPNRGHELLAEMEKYFNVVVITQNVDNLHERAGSSHVIHLHGELTKVCSSYNPNKKNYVKELKPEEYEVKMGDLAGDGSQLRPFIVWFGEAVPEIETAMRYVENADIFVIIGTSMNVYPAAGLLNYVPRGAEVYLIDPKEVQVNSSRSIHVIQKGASEGMAELLSRLCK; encoded by the coding sequence ATGAAAAATTTAGTTATATTGTCCGGTGCGGGCATGAGTGCGGAGAGTGGCATCACTACATTTAGGGATGCAGGTGGCTTGTGGGATAAATATCCCGTAGAGCAGGTTGCTACGCCTGAGGGATATCAACGTGATCCGGGGTTAGTGATTCGTTTTTATAATGAGCGACGTAAGCAGTTGTTAGAGGTAAAGCCGAATCGTGGGCATGAACTTTTAGCTGAGATGGAAAAATATTTTAATGTAGTAGTCATTACACAAAATGTGGATAACTTGCATGAAAGGGCGGGGAGTAGCCATGTTATTCATCTGCACGGAGAGCTAACAAAGGTCTGTTCCAGCTATAATCCTAACAAGAAGAATTATGTTAAAGAATTGAAACCGGAAGAGTATGAGGTAAAGATGGGCGACCTTGCAGGTGATGGCTCGCAACTTCGTCCGTTCATTGTCTGGTTTGGCGAAGCGGTTCCGGAGATAGAAACTGCGATGCGTTATGTGGAAAACGCAGATATATTTGTTATTATAGGTACTTCGATGAATGTGTATCCGGCTGCCGGATTGCTCAACTATGTACCTCGTGGTGCGGAGGTTTATCTCATTGACCCCAAAGAGGTACAAGTGAACAGCTCCCGTAGCATTCACGTGATTCAAAAAGGGGCTTCGGAAGGGATGGCTGAATTATTGTCCCGGCTTTGCAAATAG
- a CDS encoding FKBP-type peptidyl-prolyl cis-trans isomerase — translation MDKFSYAIGLGIGQNLLGMGANSISVEDFAQAIKDVLDGNQTAISHNEAREIVNEYFAKLEEEMSASSVEQGKAFLEENKKRANVKTLPSGLQYEVITEGTGKLAQATDQVKCHYEGTLIDGTLFDSSVKRGQPAVFGVNQVIPGWVEALQLMPEGSKWKLYIPSDLGYGAQGAGEMIPPHSTLVFEVELIQVL, via the coding sequence ATGGATAAATTTAGCTATGCAATTGGCTTGGGAATAGGCCAAAATTTGTTAGGAATGGGTGCTAACAGCATCTCAGTAGAAGACTTCGCTCAAGCAATCAAAGATGTCTTGGATGGAAACCAGACAGCAATCAGCCACAACGAAGCACGCGAAATAGTCAATGAATATTTCGCCAAACTAGAAGAAGAAATGAGTGCTTCCAGCGTTGAACAAGGTAAAGCTTTTCTTGAAGAAAACAAGAAAAGAGCCAACGTAAAGACCCTTCCAAGCGGACTACAATATGAGGTAATCACAGAAGGAACAGGAAAATTGGCTCAGGCAACTGATCAGGTTAAGTGTCATTACGAAGGAACATTGATTGACGGAACACTATTCGACAGCTCAGTGAAGCGTGGTCAACCTGCGGTGTTTGGTGTTAACCAAGTAATCCCCGGATGGGTTGAAGCCCTACAACTGATGCCCGAAGGTTCTAAATGGAAACTATACATTCCTTCAGACCTAGGCTATGGTGCACAAGGAGCAGGTGAAATGATCCCTCCTCACAGCACACTTGTTTTCGAAGTTGAATTAATTCAAGTACTATAA
- a CDS encoding FKBP-type peptidyl-prolyl cis-trans isomerase, whose translation MKKVSIFMAIAAAASLASCTAQSPKANLKTDIDSLSYSLGMSQTQGLKDYLVGRMDVDTAYMDEFIKGLNEGAGKTSKKDIAYLAGLQIGQQISNQMMKGINHELFGADSTKTISKDNFLAGFVAGTLQKKGLMTMEQAQQFTQTRMEAIKAKAMESKYADNKAAGDKFLAANKTKAGVVTTPSGLQYKVITKGTGAIPADTCKVKVNYKGTLIDGTEFDSSYKRNEPTTFRANQVIKGWTEALTMMPVGSKWEIYIPQELAYGSRESGQIKPFSALIFEVELLSIEK comes from the coding sequence ATGAAAAAAGTCAGTATTTTTATGGCTATTGCTGCAGCAGCTAGTCTTGCTTCTTGCACAGCTCAAAGCCCAAAAGCAAATTTAAAAACAGACATCGACTCTTTGTCTTATTCACTGGGTATGTCTCAAACGCAAGGATTGAAAGATTATTTGGTAGGCAGAATGGATGTAGACACTGCATACATGGATGAGTTTATCAAAGGTTTGAACGAAGGTGCAGGCAAAACAAGCAAAAAAGATATCGCTTACCTTGCTGGTCTACAGATCGGCCAACAAATCAGCAACCAAATGATGAAAGGTATCAACCACGAATTGTTTGGCGCAGACTCAACCAAAACAATCAGCAAAGATAACTTCCTTGCAGGATTTGTTGCCGGAACACTTCAAAAGAAAGGCTTGATGACTATGGAGCAAGCACAACAATTCACTCAAACAAGAATGGAAGCGATTAAAGCTAAAGCTATGGAATCTAAATATGCTGACAACAAAGCTGCCGGCGATAAATTCCTTGCTGCAAACAAAACAAAAGCAGGCGTCGTTACAACTCCAAGCGGATTACAATACAAAGTTATCACTAAAGGAACAGGTGCTATCCCTGCTGACACTTGCAAAGTGAAAGTAAACTATAAAGGTACTTTGATTGACGGAACAGAATTCGATAGCTCTTACAAACGTAACGAGCCTACAACTTTCCGTGCTAACCAAGTTATCAAAGGATGGACAGAAGCTTTAACAATGATGCCTGTAGGTTCTAAGTGGGAAATTTATATTCCTCAAGAATTGGCTTATGGCTCAAGAGAATCAGGACAAATCAAACCTTTCTCTGCATTGATCTTTGAAGTTGAACTATTGAGTATTGAGAAATAA
- a CDS encoding Lrp/AsnC ligand binding domain-containing protein has translation MEKIDNLDRQILEIISQNARIPFKDVAAECGVSRAAIHQRVQRLIDLGVIVGSGYHVNPKSLGYRTCTYVGIKLEKGSMYKTVVAELQKIPEIVECHFTTGPYTMLTKVYACDNEHLMELLNNRMQEIPGVTATETLISLEQSIKKEIPIRIDK, from the coding sequence ATGGAGAAAATAGACAACCTTGACAGGCAAATTCTGGAAATAATTTCTCAGAACGCCCGTATTCCTTTTAAAGATGTAGCTGCTGAATGTGGCGTTTCGAGGGCTGCCATTCACCAACGCGTACAAAGACTCATCGACTTGGGAGTAATTGTTGGCTCAGGCTACCATGTCAACCCTAAATCGCTTGGATACAGAACCTGCACCTACGTAGGTATCAAACTGGAAAAGGGCTCTATGTATAAAACTGTAGTAGCCGAACTACAAAAGATTCCCGAAATAGTTGAATGTCATTTCACGACAGGTCCTTACACTATGTTGACCAAAGTTTATGCTTGTGACAATGAACACCTGATGGAGTTGCTGAATAACAGAATGCAAGAAATTCCGGGCGTTACAGCTACTGAAACACTCATTTCTTTAGAGCAAAGCATCAAAAAAGAAATTCCTATCCGCATAGATAAATAA
- a CDS encoding M15 family metallopeptidase has translation MKSTQKTVTKAKQKKSKTALYFDSIGLVNIAEADSSIAVHLMYASANNFTGQVLYADLKEAYLHRDAAKALLSAQKILKRIHPKYSLIIYDAVRPMSVQQKMWDAVKGTSRNIYVSNPANGGGLHNYGVAVDISIIDSLGNPLPMGTEVDHLGIEAHIANEAQLVATGKMTRKEQENRRLLRLVMKKAGFRILPTEWWHFNLCSRSVAKQKYKLIQ, from the coding sequence ATGAAGAGTACACAAAAGACTGTGACTAAAGCTAAACAGAAAAAAAGCAAAACAGCTCTTTATTTTGATTCCATAGGATTGGTCAACATTGCCGAAGCAGATAGTTCCATTGCCGTGCATCTGATGTATGCATCAGCCAATAACTTCACAGGACAAGTGCTTTATGCTGATCTGAAGGAAGCTTACTTGCATCGGGATGCAGCAAAAGCCCTCCTCTCTGCCCAGAAAATTTTAAAAAGAATTCATCCAAAATATAGCCTCATCATCTATGATGCTGTAAGACCAATGTCTGTTCAGCAAAAGATGTGGGATGCGGTTAAAGGTACTTCGCGTAACATCTATGTCTCTAATCCGGCTAACGGAGGAGGATTACACAATTATGGAGTGGCGGTAGACATCAGCATTATCGACTCTCTCGGCAATCCACTGCCAATGGGTACAGAAGTAGATCATCTTGGCATTGAAGCGCACATTGCCAATGAAGCTCAACTAGTAGCTACCGGAAAGATGACTCGAAAAGAACAAGAGAACCGTCGGCTACTGAGACTAGTAATGAAAAAAGCGGGCTTTCGCATTCTGCCTACGGAATGGTGGCACTTCAACCTATGTAGCCGTAGCGTGGCTAAACAGAAGTACAAACTAATACAATAG
- a CDS encoding SAM-dependent methyltransferase, with the protein MKLNNETLQFIQTHQHDNVRALALQAARFPLVDMSLALTQIAGLQIAAEKIPTWYATEGVLYPKHLSLEQCSSEMTARYKASLIQGDTLADLTGGFGVDCAFLSTKFRQVTYVEQQEELCRLAAHNFQTLKLHHIKVENCDGVEYLHQMLPVDCLFIDPARRNEQGGKTIAIADCTPDVAELQKLLLNKSRTVMVKLSPMLDLSLALHDIPCTKEVHIVSVNNECKELLLILSEKSNQQTPIHCINLTNETKQSFCFTREQEQKAVCTYADMLETYLYEPNASLLKAGAFKSISDIYKVKKLHPNSHLYTSDKLIADFPGRAFRIIDTCSFNKNEIKKSLEGVKKANISVRNFPASVAELRKRTKLGDGGEVYLFATTLNNEKKILVKCLKE; encoded by the coding sequence ATGAAGCTTAATAACGAGACACTTCAATTCATACAAACGCATCAGCATGATAATGTACGTGCTCTGGCTCTACAAGCGGCACGGTTCCCTTTAGTGGATATGTCTCTGGCGCTTACTCAAATAGCAGGATTGCAGATTGCTGCTGAAAAGATTCCGACCTGGTATGCTACAGAGGGTGTACTTTATCCGAAGCACCTTTCGCTGGAGCAGTGTTCTTCGGAAATGACTGCAAGATATAAAGCTTCACTCATACAAGGGGATACGTTGGCGGACTTGACTGGCGGTTTTGGCGTCGACTGTGCCTTCTTATCAACCAAATTCAGACAGGTTACTTATGTGGAACAGCAGGAAGAGCTCTGCCGGTTGGCCGCTCACAACTTCCAAACCCTAAAACTTCACCACATAAAGGTTGAGAACTGTGACGGGGTAGAGTATTTACACCAAATGCTTCCGGTGGATTGTCTCTTTATTGATCCGGCACGACGGAATGAACAGGGAGGAAAGACGATTGCCATTGCCGACTGTACACCTGATGTAGCCGAGCTGCAAAAATTACTTCTGAACAAAAGCCGAACGGTTATGGTGAAACTCTCTCCTATGCTCGACCTCTCTTTGGCTTTACATGACATACCTTGCACAAAAGAGGTGCATATTGTTTCGGTGAACAATGAATGCAAAGAACTACTTTTAATCCTGAGTGAGAAATCGAACCAACAAACGCCCATTCATTGCATAAACCTGACTAACGAGACGAAACAATCTTTTTGTTTCACCCGTGAACAAGAACAAAAAGCCGTTTGCACGTATGCCGACATGCTTGAGACCTATCTATATGAACCCAATGCTTCTCTACTCAAAGCCGGTGCTTTCAAAAGTATCTCCGATATATATAAGGTAAAGAAACTCCATCCAAACAGTCATCTCTATACTTCCGACAAACTGATTGCAGACTTCCCCGGACGTGCTTTCCGCATCATAGATACGTGCTCCTTCAACAAAAATGAAATAAAGAAATCATTGGAAGGGGTAAAGAAAGCCAATATCAGCGTACGTAACTTTCCGGCATCAGTGGCCGAGCTGCGAAAACGCACCAAATTAGGAGATGGAGGAGAGGTTTATTTGTTCGCTACTACATTAAATAATGAAAAGAAAATATTAGTGAAATGTCTGAAAGAATAA